One region of Rana temporaria chromosome 11, aRanTem1.1, whole genome shotgun sequence genomic DNA includes:
- the DMAC1 gene encoding distal membrane-arm assembly complex protein 1: protein MPSTEKAHGNQQKSCSVCGIIGGSGLMAAGGYIYFHARKFVTPGYIPVSAAFQMVFALGVTTFGVATFLKPALELIGTRSSNPIPKR, encoded by the exons ATGCCCTCTACAGAGAAGGCTCATGGCAATCAGCAGAAAAGCTGTAGCGTGTGCGGAATAATAGGAGGAAGCGGGTTGATGGCAGCGGGCGGCTACATTTACTTCCACGCCCGGAAGTTTGTCACTCCGGGCTACATACCGGTGTCGGCGGCGTTCCAAATGGTCTTTGCGCTTG gtgtgaCAACATTTGGTGTAGCCACCTTTTTAAAGCCGGCTCTAGAACTAATTGGTACAAGATCCAGTAATCCAATTCCTAAAAGATAA